From Polycladomyces subterraneus, one genomic window encodes:
- a CDS encoding AbrB/MazE/SpoVT family DNA-binding domain-containing protein encodes MSVKLSDDRTSRISSRGQVVIPKGLREKYGLKEGDSVVWEEEKGKLVLRKANWKDYANEIARKLAEAGVTEEEMFEELKRVRREMYDEWKDK; translated from the coding sequence ATGTCGGTCAAACTGAGCGACGACCGCACGTCCCGTATTTCCTCCCGTGGACAGGTTGTGATCCCGAAGGGGCTAAGGGAAAAGTACGGTTTGAAGGAAGGGGACAGTGTTGTATGGGAGGAGGAGAAAGGAAAACTGGTCCTGCGCAAAGCGAATTGGAAGGACTACGCGAATGAGATAGCGCGCAAGCTGGCGGAGGCGGGCGTCACGGAGGAGGAAATGTTCGAGGAGCTGAAGCGAGTAAGAAGGGAAATGTATGATGAGTGGAAAGACAAATAA
- a CDS encoding SRPBCC family protein, which translates to MIVLNHLLQEEQKRKSLSLDFHFKSPIEKVWFALTDSNTLSKWMFFKENDFKPVVGHKFQFRTEPTEGWNGIIDCEVLEVDEPHRLSYTWVSLGESNKVTWTLKQNEDGTTHVHLDQTDISSEQALQGAKYGWTNMCGQLEKLLEQ; encoded by the coding sequence ATGATCGTTTTAAATCATTTACTACAGGAGGAACAAAAAAGGAAATCCCTGTCACTAGATTTTCACTTTAAGAGTCCAATCGAGAAGGTGTGGTTCGCTTTAACGGATTCGAATACTCTTTCGAAATGGATGTTTTTCAAAGAGAATGATTTTAAACCGGTCGTTGGACATAAATTTCAGTTTCGGACGGAGCCGACAGAAGGGTGGAACGGCATTATAGATTGCGAAGTCCTCGAAGTGGACGAGCCTCATCGGTTATCGTACACATGGGTAAGCCTTGGGGAAAGCAATAAGGTTACTTGGACGTTGAAACAGAATGAGGATGGAACTACTCATGTGCATCTCGATCAAACCGATATCAGTTCGGAGCAAGCACTCCAAGGCGCTAAGTATGGCTGGACTAACATGTGCGGACAGCTTGAAAAGCTGTTGGAACAATGA